The Euphorbia lathyris chromosome 8, ddEupLath1.1, whole genome shotgun sequence genome has a window encoding:
- the LOC136202135 gene encoding jasmonate-induced oxygenase 4-like, which translates to MSPVSDKQLFLSKSVEDLSIAGDQPPPEYIVKGCSYAPAYISSCSSTSFPIIDISLFSQSSPADDDGEAQALNILRSALTSSGCFQAVGHGMSSSFLDKVREIAYEFFDLPIEEKQKYGRAPNESEGYGSDVVVTENQVLDWSHRLSLRVFPQHQRRFNLWPQQPTDFSDTLQEYAEKIKSIMDILYKAMAKSLNVEENSFSRQFGERSLMQARFNFYPKCSRPDLVLGVKPHTDRSRITILLQDNLVEGLQVLVNDNWVQVPVLPHALVVNLGDQMQIMSNGIFKSPMHRVVTNTERMRISLAAFHEPEPEMEIGPVDALVNEERPRLYRNVNNYGAINYECYQKGIVALETVQI; encoded by the exons ATGTCTCCGGTTTCCGACAAGCAGTTATTTCTGTCCAAATCTGTGGAAGACTTGTCCATCGCCGGTGATCAACCACCGCCGGAGTATATAGTGAAAGGATGCAGTTATGCACCTGCATATATTTCCTCATGTTCATCAACTTCATTTCCAATCATCGATATCAGCCTCTTCTCCCAATCTTCGCCTGCCGACGACGACGGTGAAGCACAAGCACTGAACATACTAAGATCGGCTCTCACCTCAAGTGGCTGCTTCCAG GCCGTAGGACATGGGATGTCAAGTTCATTCCTGGATAAGGTCCGTGAAATAGCTTATGAATTTTTTGATCTTCCGattgaagaaaaacaaaaatatggtAGAGCTCCCAATGAAAGTGAAGGGTATGGGAGTGATGTTGTAGTTACAGAAAATCAAGTTCTTGACTGGTCTCATCGCCTGAGTCTTAGGGTTTTTCCTCAACATCAAAGAAGGTTCAATCTTTGGCCACAACAACCTACTGATTTCAG TGACACATTGCAGGAATATGCTGAGAAAATAAAGTCAATAATGGATATTCTGTATAAGGCGATGGCAAAGTCACTAAATGTGGAAGAAAATAGCTTTTCAAGGCAATTTGGGGAGCGATCACTAATGCAAGCAAGATTCAATTTTTATCCCAAGTGTTCAAGGCCTGATTTGGTTCTTGGTGTTAAACCTCATACTGATAGATCACGCATTACAATTCTCTTACAAGACAACCTAGTTGAAGGTCTTCAAGTTTTAGTAAATGACAACTGGGTTCAAGTTCCTGTACTTCCTCATGCTCTTGTTGTCAATCTTGGAGATCAAATGCAGATAATGAGTAATGGAATATTCAAAAGCCCAATGCATAGAGTGGTGACAAACACAGAAAGGATGAGGATATCTTTGGCTGCTTTCCATGAACCAGAGCCTGAAATGGAAATTGGACCAGTTGATGCTTTGGTGAATGAGGAAAGACCAAGATTGTACAGAAATGTCAACAACTACGGTGCTATCAATTATGAGTGCTACCAGAAAGGGATTGTAGCACTTGAGACTGTCCAAATTTAG